In the Adlercreutzia equolifaciens DSM 19450 genome, one interval contains:
- a CDS encoding DNA alkylation repair protein: MAIREDVGAFLVSHADEGYRAFQAKLIPNIDAVTIVGVRTPELRKFAKGLARREDAGEFLAALPHGTFEENQLHSFVIAQERDFDKLVGEIERFLPFVDNWATCDQLSCRGLAANPDAALVKARAWLESDHEYTVRFAIGVLMELFLDERFRPEFFEWVIGVSRPEYYVNMMRAWYFAEALAKQPAAAEAVIASGALDEWTHNKAIQKAVESRRIPAEQKNRLRAMKRRS; this comes from the coding sequence GTGGCGATTCGGGAAGATGTCGGGGCGTTTCTTGTCTCCCATGCGGATGAGGGGTACCGGGCGTTCCAGGCGAAGCTCATCCCGAACATCGACGCGGTCACCATCGTGGGCGTGCGCACGCCCGAGCTGCGGAAGTTCGCGAAAGGGCTCGCGCGGCGGGAAGATGCGGGGGAGTTTCTGGCGGCGCTGCCGCACGGCACCTTCGAGGAGAATCAGCTGCACTCGTTCGTCATCGCCCAGGAGCGCGACTTCGATAAGCTCGTCGGCGAGATCGAGCGCTTCCTCCCCTTCGTCGACAACTGGGCCACCTGCGACCAGCTGTCCTGTCGCGGGCTCGCCGCGAACCCGGATGCCGCGCTGGTGAAGGCGCGAGCGTGGCTGGAAAGCGACCACGAGTACACGGTGCGCTTCGCCATCGGCGTGCTTATGGAGCTGTTCCTCGACGAGCGGTTCCGGCCGGAGTTCTTCGAGTGGGTCATCGGCGTCTCGCGCCCGGAGTACTACGTGAACATGATGCGGGCGTGGTACTTCGCCGAGGCGCTGGCGAAGCAGCCGGCCGCTGCCGAGGCGGTCATCGCCTCCGGCGCCCTCGATGAGTGGACCCACAACAAGGCCATCCAGAAGGCCGTGGAGAGCCGCCGCATCCCCGCCGAGCAGAAGAACCGCCTGCGCGCTATGAAGCGACGATCGTGA
- a CDS encoding YolD-like family protein translates to MAREVDVLAGLRWEEVGDAGSCGAQTAVGAEAPLDPPVPPGIGRPHPDRARQFMPFAALRGYYDLVHAKEAVPESRRPLSDDEARALDDLIANLDRGDVVRCRYYEGGGYREAEGAVSQIDVTFRDLWIVRRRIPFSAIQSLELLYPAS, encoded by the coding sequence ATGGCTAGGGAAGTGGATGTGCTCGCGGGACTTAGGTGGGAGGAGGTCGGCGACGCGGGCTCGTGCGGTGCGCAGACCGCTGTCGGGGCCGAGGCGCCCTTGGATCCGCCGGTGCCTCCGGGCATCGGACGGCCGCACCCCGATCGCGCCCGCCAGTTCATGCCCTTCGCGGCGCTGCGCGGCTACTACGATCTCGTCCACGCAAAGGAGGCGGTTCCCGAATCGCGCCGGCCGCTTTCCGACGACGAGGCCCGGGCGCTGGATGATCTCATCGCGAACCTCGACCGCGGGGACGTGGTGCGCTGCCGCTACTACGAGGGCGGCGGCTATCGCGAGGCCGAAGGGGCCGTGAGCCAGATCGATGTCACCTTCCGCGATCTGTGGATCGTGCGTCGGCGCATCCCCTTTTCGGCCATCCAGTCTCTGGAATTGCTGTACCCGGCCAGCTGA
- a CDS encoding DUF2130 domain-containing protein: MSNEIKCPHCGEAFTVDESGYAAILNQVRDQEFQREVDARVSLAEKSREQEVALAVTKAEEALRAQIAERDGELVNLKAQLSVQQQQASMETQIAVQRAEAAAKDAQVAVERERDDLRGKVERARDELEAQKTRAEAELARARAEAQAQLAEKLRAKDELIADREREIERIQDMRARLSTKMLGESLEQHCEIEFNRLRPTAFPRAYFEKDNEVVEGTKGDFVFRDFDEEGNEIVSIMFEMKNEADDSTHRKTNESHFKKLDADRRKKGCEYAVLVSLLEPDNELYAAGITDVSYRFEKMYVIRPQFFIPLITLLRNAALSSLQYRKELALVRQQNIDVTNFEDQLADFKDKFGRNYRLASERFAKAIDEIDKSIDHLQKIKEHLLGSERNLRLANDKAEDLTVKKLTRKNPTMKALLDEARAAKEEQSEGVSEGELD, translated from the coding sequence ATGAGCAACGAGATCAAGTGCCCCCATTGCGGCGAGGCGTTCACCGTGGACGAGAGCGGGTACGCCGCCATTTTGAACCAAGTGCGCGACCAGGAGTTCCAGCGCGAGGTGGATGCCCGCGTGTCTCTGGCCGAGAAAAGCCGCGAGCAGGAGGTGGCGCTGGCGGTCACCAAGGCCGAGGAGGCCCTGCGCGCCCAGATCGCCGAGCGCGACGGCGAGCTCGTCAACCTGAAGGCCCAGCTAAGTGTCCAGCAACAACAAGCCTCCATGGAAACGCAGATCGCGGTGCAGAGGGCCGAGGCCGCAGCCAAGGACGCCCAGGTGGCCGTCGAGCGCGAGCGGGACGATTTGCGCGGCAAAGTGGAGCGGGCGCGCGACGAGCTGGAGGCGCAGAAGACCCGCGCCGAGGCCGAGCTGGCCCGGGCTCGGGCCGAGGCCCAGGCCCAGCTGGCCGAGAAGCTTCGGGCGAAGGACGAGCTCATCGCCGACCGCGAGCGGGAGATCGAGCGCATCCAGGACATGAGGGCGCGCCTTTCCACGAAGATGCTCGGCGAGTCGCTGGAACAGCACTGCGAGATCGAGTTCAACCGCCTGCGCCCCACGGCCTTCCCGCGCGCCTACTTCGAGAAGGACAACGAGGTGGTGGAGGGCACCAAGGGCGACTTCGTCTTCCGCGACTTCGACGAGGAGGGCAACGAGATCGTCTCCATCATGTTCGAGATGAAGAACGAGGCCGACGACTCCACCCATCGAAAGACCAACGAGTCGCACTTCAAGAAGCTGGACGCCGATCGCCGCAAGAAGGGCTGCGAGTACGCCGTGCTCGTGTCGCTGCTCGAGCCGGACAACGAGCTGTACGCCGCCGGCATCACGGACGTGTCCTATCGCTTCGAGAAGATGTACGTCATCCGGCCGCAGTTCTTCATCCCCCTCATCACGCTTCTGCGCAACGCGGCGCTCTCGTCGCTTCAGTACCGCAAGGAGCTCGCGCTCGTGCGCCAGCAGAACATCGACGTCACGAACTTCGAGGACCAGCTGGCCGACTTCAAGGACAAGTTCGGCCGCAACTACCGGCTCGCCAGCGAGCGCTTCGCGAAGGCCATCGACGAGATAGACAAGTCCATCGACCATTTGCAGAAGATCAAGGAGCACCTGCTGGGAAGCGAACGTAACCTGCGTTTGGCTAACGACAAGGCCGAGGATCTCACCGTAAAGAAACTTACCCGCAAGAACCCCACCATGAAGGCCCTGCTCGACGAGGCCCGCGCCGCCAAGGAGGAGCAATCGGAGGGCGTGTCTGAAGGTGAGCTCGATTGA